One Thunnus albacares chromosome 12, fThuAlb1.1, whole genome shotgun sequence genomic region harbors:
- the and3 gene encoding actinodin3: protein MQQQMSRMISQVSLLRAMCCLMLMPGLLNATSLMKVKNPGGNSLSIDSTQAHDFLTNSRPKRNIDPKWHRNNPDFQSYYRFYNSIGHIEGIYEIDRIRMLYQQMRYLELTHGPDASSYQNVLGVLTSTAAPTTTTMPPPPPTTPAPTPDPLEHAQRIYLCNPKDPLCKPQIVYLPTGAVPVLCDPRVNPACRPKTEEEIKATAPPQPPPAPPAPKKTVPPPPPPAVVSKGMEYDCDPYWDPDCLIDHPPRPIQETLAPEAPAEEKVVKEEVAKVEESVATATAATEKSLYPYFDPYDFTRDLYDPSRYADPAPEQE, encoded by the exons ATGTCAAGGATGATTTCCCAGGTGTCCTTGTTGAGGGCGATGTGCTGCCTGATGTTAATGCCAG GTTTGCTAAACGCAACATCTCTGATGAAAGTGAAGAATCCTGGAG GAAATTCACTTAGCATTGACTCAACTCAAGCTCATGATTTCTTGACTAACTCTCGACCTAAGAGAAACATTGACCCAAAGTGGCACCGAAACAATCCTGATTTTCAGTCCTACTACCGCTTCTACAACAGCATTGGGCACATTGAAGGA ATATATGAGATTGACAGAATCAGGATGCTGTATCAGCAGATGCGTTACTTGGAGTTGACCCATGGCCCAGATGCCTCCAGTTACCAAAATGTCCTTGGTGTACTGACAAGCACCGCTGCTCCAACTACTACCACCATGCCCCCTCCACCTCCCACCACCCCTGCTCCTACACCAGATCCTCTGGAGCATGCTCAGAGGATCTATCTGTGTAACCCCAAGGACCCACTGTGCAAACCTCAGATTGTCTACCTGCCAACAGGGGCTGTTCCAGTACTGTGCGACCCACGAGTCAACCCCGCCTGCAGGCccaaaacagaggaggagataaaAGCTACTGCTCCTCCCCAACCACCCCCAGCCCCTCCTGCTCCCAAAAAGACTgttccacctccaccacctcctgctGTTGTTAGTAAAGGTATGGAGTATGACTGCGACCCATACTGGGACCCTGACTGCCTCATTGACCATCCCCCACGCCCTATCCAGGAAACATTGGCACCAGAGGCACCTGCTGAAGAGAAAGTGGTGAAAGAGGAAGTAGCAAAAGTTGAGGAAAGTGTCGCCACGGCAACAGCAGCCACAGAGAAATCCCTCTACCCTTACTTTGACCCTTATGATTTCACACGAGACCTTTATGACCCCTCTCGTTATGCCGATCCAGCTCCTGAACAGGAGTAA